A single window of Cytobacillus luteolus DNA harbors:
- the sdaAB gene encoding L-serine ammonia-lyase, iron-sulfur-dependent subunit beta gives MKYRSVFDIIGPVMIGPSSSHTAGAARIGRVARSIFGREPKWATISFYGSFASTYKGHATDVAIIGGLLDFDTFDERIKTSLDIANQAGMKITFIEEDAITDHPNTARVSIGDENGELELVGISIGGGKIEITELNGFELKLSGNHPAILVVHNDRYGAIAGVANVLAKYAINIGHMEVSRKEKGQLALMTIEVDQNIDQHVIDELTTLPNILKVTKIVD, from the coding sequence ATGAAGTATAGAAGCGTTTTTGATATTATTGGCCCGGTCATGATTGGACCATCTAGTTCACATACTGCAGGAGCCGCTAGAATTGGCAGAGTAGCAAGAAGTATATTTGGAAGAGAGCCTAAGTGGGCTACCATTTCGTTTTATGGTTCCTTTGCAAGCACGTATAAAGGGCACGCAACAGATGTAGCAATTATTGGTGGATTGCTAGATTTTGATACATTTGATGAGAGAATCAAAACCTCACTTGATATTGCTAATCAGGCTGGAATGAAGATTACATTTATTGAGGAAGATGCAATAACGGATCACCCAAACACCGCAAGGGTATCGATTGGTGATGAAAATGGTGAGCTTGAACTAGTGGGTATTTCCATTGGTGGAGGTAAGATTGAAATTACTGAGCTAAATGGTTTCGAGTTAAAGCTGTCTGGAAATCATCCGGCTATTTTAGTAGTTCATAATGATCGTTATGGTGCAATTGCCGGTGTAGCAAACGTACTTGCAAAATATGCAATAAATATTGGACACATGGAAGTTTCAAGGAAAGAAAAAGGACAGCTGGCTTTAATGACGATTGAAGTTGACCAAAACATTGATCAGCATGTTATCGATGAATTAACGACACTTCCAAACATCCTAAAGGTAACTAAGATTGTTGATTAA
- the recG gene encoding ATP-dependent DNA helicase RecG, with product MNNPLYDPITNIKGIGEESANHLFEMNIYKVKDLLEYFPYRYEDYQLRDLAEVKHDERVTVEGKVHSEPSLQYFGRKRNRLTIRVLVGRYLIKAVCFNRPYVKEKLELNQTITITGKWDQHRQTITVSEISFTPYSIDKEIEPVYSVKGKVTVKGMRRFISLAFNQYIEFIEENIPDALLNKYKLLPKGMALQVMHAPKCHEDLKQARRRFVYEEFLLFQLRMQALRKVEREHSQGIQQEFSRTSLESFINTLPFPLTNAQVRVVDEIIGDLEKPYRMNRLLQGDVGSGKTVVSAIALYSTILAGYQGALMVPTEILAEQHMSSLQELFSSYDVKVELLTSSVKGKRRRELLGSLEAGEIDILVGTHALIQDEVNFNRLGLVITDEQHRFGVEQRRVLREKGENPDVLFMTATPIPRTLAITVFGEMDVSVIDEMPAGRKVIETYWAKHDMLERILAFIEKELAKGRQAYVICPLIEESDKLDVQNAIDVHSTLTYHFQGRFKVGLMHGRLSSDEKDSVMKQFSQNEVQLLVSTTVVEVGVNVPNATIMVIYDAERFGLSQLHQLRGRVGRGSEQSYCILLADPKSEVGKERMRIMSETNDGFVLSEKDLELRGPGDFFGKKQSGMPEFKVADMVHDYRALEVARDDATRLIQSNAFWKDEQYKLLRKDLELSGVLDGDKLD from the coding sequence GTGAATAATCCATTATATGACCCTATTACAAATATTAAGGGAATAGGTGAAGAATCAGCCAATCATCTATTTGAAATGAATATTTATAAGGTTAAAGATTTATTGGAGTATTTTCCATACCGATATGAGGATTACCAACTACGTGATTTAGCGGAAGTTAAACATGATGAGAGAGTAACAGTAGAGGGGAAGGTTCATAGTGAGCCTTCCTTACAGTATTTTGGACGGAAACGTAACCGACTAACCATTCGAGTATTAGTAGGTAGATATTTAATCAAGGCTGTTTGTTTTAATAGACCGTATGTTAAGGAAAAGCTCGAACTAAATCAGACAATAACAATTACTGGAAAATGGGATCAACATCGCCAAACAATTACAGTAAGTGAGATCTCTTTTACACCATACTCAATAGATAAAGAGATTGAACCAGTATACTCTGTAAAAGGGAAAGTTACAGTTAAAGGGATGAGAAGGTTTATCTCTCTTGCGTTTAATCAATATATTGAATTTATTGAAGAGAATATTCCAGACGCTCTACTCAATAAGTATAAGCTTTTACCAAAAGGCATGGCTTTACAAGTTATGCACGCCCCTAAGTGTCATGAGGATTTAAAACAAGCTAGACGCCGTTTTGTCTATGAAGAATTCTTATTGTTTCAGTTGAGAATGCAAGCGTTACGTAAAGTTGAACGTGAGCATTCACAAGGGATACAGCAAGAATTCTCAAGAACTTCGTTAGAATCATTTATTAACACATTACCATTTCCTCTTACAAATGCTCAAGTTAGAGTTGTAGATGAAATAATTGGCGATTTAGAAAAGCCATATCGTATGAATCGCCTATTACAAGGTGACGTAGGTTCAGGTAAAACAGTTGTTTCTGCTATTGCCCTTTATTCAACAATTCTAGCAGGTTATCAAGGTGCGTTAATGGTCCCAACCGAAATTTTAGCTGAGCAACATATGTCCTCTTTACAGGAATTATTTTCTTCTTATGATGTTAAAGTAGAACTCCTGACTAGTTCTGTCAAAGGAAAACGAAGGAGAGAATTACTCGGAAGCTTAGAAGCTGGGGAGATAGATATTCTTGTCGGTACACATGCTTTAATTCAGGACGAAGTTAATTTTAATAGACTGGGTCTTGTGATTACAGACGAGCAGCACCGCTTTGGCGTAGAGCAAAGAAGAGTTCTAAGAGAAAAAGGGGAAAATCCTGATGTCTTATTTATGACTGCAACTCCCATTCCAAGAACGTTAGCAATCACTGTTTTTGGAGAAATGGATGTCTCGGTCATTGATGAAATGCCTGCTGGTCGAAAGGTTATTGAAACATATTGGGCAAAGCACGACATGCTTGAAAGAATATTAGCTTTTATTGAAAAAGAATTAGCAAAAGGAAGACAAGCCTATGTTATTTGCCCCTTGATTGAAGAATCAGATAAATTGGATGTGCAAAACGCTATTGATGTTCATAGCACTCTTACTTATCACTTTCAAGGCCGATTTAAAGTAGGGCTTATGCATGGTCGTTTATCGTCAGATGAAAAGGACTCGGTAATGAAGCAATTTAGTCAAAATGAGGTTCAATTACTTGTCTCAACTACGGTGGTTGAAGTTGGAGTAAACGTTCCTAATGCCACAATTATGGTCATTTATGATGCGGAGCGATTTGGCTTGTCACAGTTACACCAATTAAGAGGTAGGGTTGGTCGTGGGAGTGAGCAATCGTATTGTATCTTACTAGCAGACCCTAAATCTGAAGTTGGTAAGGAAAGAATGAGAATTATGTCAGAAACAAACGATGGCTTTGTCTTATCTGAAAAAGATTTAGAGTTGCGTGGTCCTGGTGATTTCTTTGGGAAAAAGCAAAGTGGAATGCCAGAGTTTAAAGTTGCAGATATGGTTCACGATTATCGTGCACTTGAGGTAGCTAGAGATGATGCGACTAGGTTAATCCAATCTAATGCTTTCTGGAAGGACGAACAGTATAAATTGTTAAGAAAAGACTTAGAACTGTCCGGTGTTTTAGATGGAGATAAACTAGATTAA
- the sdaAA gene encoding L-serine ammonia-lyase, iron-sulfur-dependent, subunit alpha, producing the protein MFRNVAELIELAESKNMKISEIMINQEVEVTGKSREEIMKQMLFNLEVMEKAVEDGLKGVKSHSGLTGGDAVLLQNYIDKGNFLTGKTILDAVSKAVATNEVNAAMGTICATPTAGSAGVVPGTLFAVRDKLHPTREEMVQFLFTAGAFGFVVANNASISGAAGGCQAEVGSAAGMAAAAIVEMAGGTPRQSAEAMAITLKNMLGLVCDPVAGLVEVPCVKRNAMGAANAMVAADMALAGITSRIPCDEVIDAMYKIGQSMPSALRETAQGGLAATPTGRALEAKIFGIPLNKSE; encoded by the coding sequence ATGTTTAGAAATGTAGCTGAATTAATAGAATTAGCAGAAAGTAAAAATATGAAAATATCAGAAATAATGATAAACCAAGAGGTTGAAGTAACAGGTAAGAGCCGTGAAGAGATTATGAAGCAAATGCTATTTAATCTTGAGGTAATGGAGAAAGCTGTTGAAGATGGATTGAAAGGGGTAAAATCTCATTCGGGCTTAACTGGAGGAGACGCTGTTCTTTTACAAAATTACATCGATAAAGGGAATTTCTTAACAGGTAAAACGATTTTAGATGCAGTAAGTAAAGCTGTGGCAACAAATGAAGTAAACGCTGCAATGGGAACGATATGTGCGACTCCAACTGCAGGGTCTGCTGGGGTTGTTCCAGGGACGTTGTTTGCAGTTAGAGACAAATTACATCCTACTAGAGAAGAAATGGTACAATTTCTTTTCACAGCAGGAGCGTTTGGTTTTGTTGTGGCTAACAATGCTTCGATCTCAGGTGCAGCAGGAGGCTGTCAGGCAGAAGTAGGGTCAGCTGCTGGTATGGCAGCAGCAGCAATTGTTGAAATGGCAGGCGGTACACCAAGGCAGTCTGCAGAAGCAATGGCAATCACTTTAAAAAACATGTTAGGTCTTGTCTGTGATCCTGTTGCTGGGCTTGTTGAGGTTCCTTGTGTTAAGCGAAATGCAATGGGTGCTGCAAATGCGATGGTTGCGGCTGACATGGCGTTAGCAGGTATTACTAGTCGTATACCATGTGATGAGGTAATTGATGCAATGTATAAAATCGGACAATCAATGCCTTCAGCTCTTAGAGAAACTGCACAAGGAGGATTAGCGGCAACACCAACAGGGCGTGCGCTTGAAGCGAAAATCTTTGGTATTCCGTTAAATAAAAGTGAATAA
- the plsX gene encoding phosphate acyltransferase PlsX, whose protein sequence is MKIVIDAMGGDNAPKEIVNGAVKAIEHYKDLHITLVGKEPEIRRYLTKDERISIIHTDEVIEATDEPVRAVRRKKTASMVLMAQEVKEGRADACISAGNTGALMTAGLFIVGRIEGIDRPALTPTLPTIGGEGFLFLDVGANVDAKPEHLLQYAIMGSIYSEKVRGITNPRIGLLNVGTEEKKGNELTKAAFDLLKDSGVNFIGNVEARDLLEGVADVVVTDGFTGNVTLKTIEGTALSIFTMLKSALTSNLQSKLAAAVLKPQLKVIKNRMDYSEYGGAGLFGLNAPVIKAHGSSDENALFHAVRQARDMVQNDVANTIRETLSNMQKDK, encoded by the coding sequence ATGAAAATCGTAATAGATGCAATGGGTGGAGACAATGCACCAAAGGAAATTGTAAATGGAGCAGTCAAAGCCATCGAGCATTATAAAGACTTACATATTACTTTAGTTGGGAAAGAACCAGAAATACGCAGGTACTTAACAAAGGATGAACGTATCTCAATTATCCATACAGATGAGGTAATTGAGGCAACAGATGAGCCTGTTCGTGCAGTCAGAAGAAAGAAGACAGCCTCAATGGTACTGATGGCTCAAGAGGTGAAAGAAGGACGAGCTGATGCATGTATTTCAGCCGGAAATACTGGAGCGTTAATGACAGCTGGATTGTTCATTGTTGGAAGAATTGAAGGGATTGACCGACCGGCATTAACACCGACTCTTCCAACAATAGGAGGAGAAGGGTTTTTATTCTTGGATGTAGGAGCAAATGTTGATGCAAAGCCAGAACATCTACTTCAATACGCCATTATGGGCTCAATCTATTCAGAGAAGGTCAGAGGAATTACTAACCCTAGAATTGGTTTGCTAAATGTAGGGACTGAAGAAAAAAAAGGAAATGAATTAACAAAAGCTGCATTTGATCTTTTAAAAGATTCTGGTGTGAATTTTATTGGGAATGTAGAAGCTAGAGATTTGCTAGAGGGAGTTGCTGATGTTGTTGTAACAGATGGATTTACAGGAAATGTTACGTTAAAGACAATCGAAGGTACAGCCCTTTCAATATTTACTATGCTAAAGTCAGCATTAACTAGCAATCTTCAAAGTAAACTTGCGGCGGCTGTGCTTAAACCTCAGTTAAAAGTGATAAAAAATCGAATGGACTACTCTGAATATGGTGGAGCGGGCCTTTTTGGATTGAATGCACCAGTTATCAAGGCACATGGGTCATCTGATGAAAATGCGCTATTCCATGCTGTTCGTCAAGCAAGAGATATGGTGCAAAATGATGTTGCCAATACGATTCGTGAAACATTATCGAATATGCAAAAAGATAAGTAG
- the fapR gene encoding transcription factor FapR: MRRNKKERQELLLDTINENPFITDEDLADKFSVSVQTIRLDRLELSIPELRERIKHVAEKNLKDEVRSLPIDEVIGDIIDIELDHSAISILEVTSEHVFKRNQIARGHHLFAQANSLAVAVINDELALTAKANIRFTRQVKVNERVVAKARVQKVEQTKGRTLVEVSSYVGNELVFSGEFEMFRSNKLDKG; this comes from the coding sequence ATGAGACGAAATAAAAAAGAAAGACAAGAGCTTCTTCTCGATACGATAAACGAGAATCCTTTTATAACAGACGAGGATCTAGCAGATAAATTTTCAGTAAGTGTTCAAACAATACGGTTAGATCGTCTTGAACTATCAATTCCAGAACTTCGGGAGCGTATTAAGCATGTAGCTGAAAAAAATCTTAAAGATGAGGTTCGTTCTCTTCCTATTGATGAAGTAATAGGAGATATTATAGATATAGAATTGGATCATAGCGCAATCTCGATTCTTGAAGTAACCAGTGAGCATGTTTTCAAACGAAATCAGATTGCTCGTGGTCATCATTTATTTGCACAGGCGAATTCATTGGCTGTAGCAGTAATTAACGATGAGCTAGCTTTAACCGCAAAGGCAAACATTCGCTTTACGAGACAAGTTAAGGTAAATGAAAGGGTTGTAGCAAAAGCTAGAGTTCAAAAAGTAGAACAAACAAAAGGTAGAACACTAGTAGAAGTCAGTAGCTATGTTGGTAATGAATTAGTGTTTTCTGGCGAGTTTGAAATGTTCCGTTCAAACAAATTGGATAAAGGATGA